Within Proteobacteria bacterium CG1_02_64_396, the genomic segment GGGGAACGGGGATTGGTGGGGCAGCCACGATCTGGAGGATCTAATCGCGGTGCTCGATGGGCGGCCCGAGGTGGAGGAGGAGTTGCGGCGGGCCGACCTGGAGTTGCACCGTTTTGTCGCCAAGACCTTCACCCGATGGCTTCAGGAACCCGACTTCATCGAAGCGTTGTCGGGGCATCTGCCCGGAGACATTGCCAGCCAGGGGAGAAAGCAAGGGCTGCTGGGGCGGATGGAGAGGATGGCAACGCTGGGGTGAGGCTGGAGGATCACGCTTCGGCGTAACCGTGGACGCGGCGCAGCGCGTTCCTCCCAAAGGCAATTTCGACCCCCCCCAACCAAAAGGGCAGCCCAGCGGCTGCCCTTTTGGGTTTCTTCACTGCACCACCCCTCAGCCGATGCCGAGCAGCTCAATGTCGAAAATCAATGTCGCATCGGGGCCGATCACCCCACCGGCGCCGCGGAGGCCGTAGGCCAGCCCAGCGGGGATGAAGAGCTGCCACTTCGAGCCGACCGGCATCAGTTGCAGCGCCTCGGTCCAACCGGCGATCACACCCCCCACCGGGAAGGTGGCAGGCTCGCCCCGGTCGTAGGAGCTGTCGAACTGGGTGCCGTCGATCAGGATGCCCCGGTAGTGGGTGGTTACGGTGTCGCCTTCCTTGGGAATCGGACCATTGCCCTGCTTGATCACCCGGTATTGCAAGCCGCTGGGCAGGGTGGTGATCTCGGGGTTTTGCCCGTTCTTGGCCAGGAAGGCCTCCCCTTCGATGCGATTTTGGGCCCCTGCCTTTGCCATCTCGGCCGCCTGTTGTTTGGCGACCTCTTGCTGGAAGGCCTGCATCGCCACCTCGATCTCTTGATCGTTCAACTGCGGCGCCAGACCCGAGACGGCGTCGCGCACCCCCATCGAGAAGGACTCGGGCTCCAGGGCGATCCCCTTGGATTGAAAATCCCGGGCGATGCCCAGGCCGATGGCGTAGCTGACTTTCTGCGCGTTGGTGGTAAGCACAACGGTGTCCTTTCAAAGAGCCGCATGGCGCGGCAAACGGATGAAAAAAGGGGTGAACCTTGGAGGAAAGGGGGGGAGGGGGCAAGTTTCCGGGATCAGGAAGAGGGGCGCCGCAGCCACCCCTTGCGGATCTCGGTGACGGCAAACAGCAGCAGCGGCGCGGCGATGATCCAAACCCAGGCCTGGGCCGGGAAGGGGGCGACGGTGAACAGCGGTTGCAGGGTCGGGATGGTCAGAATCGCGGCGACAAAGAGCAGCTCGAAGGCGATTCCCCCGGCGATCCAGGGGTTGAAGCGGCGCAGCAGTGGTAGCGCGCTCAGTCGGGCGGTGCGGCAGGCCTGCACGTTGCCGATCTGCCCGAAGATGATCGCCGTCAAAAAGGCGGCGGTCGCCTGGGCATAGAGGGGGGTGTCGGGGAGGAGCTCCTCCCCCCAACGCCACCCCCCCGCCGACAGCACGGTAAAAAAGGCGGCGAAGGCGAGCAAAGCCTCGACGGGGCCGGCAATCAAATAGCTGCGCACGAAGGTCGACATCCCGACCAGGTGTTCATCCCTGGGGCGGGGGGGGCGGCGCATGGTGTCGGCCTCGGGAGGCTCGTTGCCCAGTCCGATGGCGGGGAGTACGTCGGTGATCAAATCGATGGCCAGGATCTGCACCACCGTCATCGCCGGGGGGATGGGGAAGAGCACAAAGGCCAAAAAAGGAAGGATCTCGGGGATGTTGCTGGTCAGGATGTAGGTGATGAATTTGCGGATGTTGTCGTAGACCGCCCGTCCCTGTTCGATGGCGGCGACGATGGTGGCGAAGTTGTCGTCGAGCAGGATGATGTCGCTGGCCTCTTTGGCCACGTCGGTCCCCTTGAGCCCCATCGCCACCCCGATGTCGGCCCGCTTCAGCGCCGGGGCGTCGTTGACCCCGTCCCCGGTCACCGCGACCACCTCCCCCATCGCCTGCAACGCCTCAACCACCCGCAGCTTTTGTTCTGGGGCGATGCGGGCGAAGAGCACCTCACCAGAAAGTGCCGAGTGCAGCGCCGCATCCGCCATCGTCGCGAGTTCCGGCCCCTCGATGATGCGGGGGGCTTGGGCGATCCCCAGGGTACGGGCGATGTAGGCCACCGTCTCGGCCTTGTCGCCGCTCATCACCACGATGCGGATTCCCGCCGTTTGGCAGGCGGCGACCGCAGCGGGGACCTCCGGGCGGGGGGGATCCACCAGGGCGACCAAGCCCACGAAGACCAGCCCCTCGGGCTCACCTCCGGGGGCATCGGCGATCCGGTAGGCGAGCGCCAGCACCCTTAACCCGTCGGCGGCGTACCGTTTGGCCTGGGCCGAAATGGCGCTCCGGTCGGCCTCGTTCATCGGGGTGGGGTGGCCACCCCGATGCAGGTAGTGGCTGCGCCCCAGAACCACCTCGGGGGCCCCCTTCACCGTCTGGTAGAGGGTGTCCCCCTGGGTGTGGTAGGTGGCCGCCATGTAGCGGGCCTCGGCGTCGAAGGCGCGGCGGCTCAGGCTAACAAAACGCTCAGTGACAGCGGCAAAGCCGGGCAAGGTGTCGACAAATTGGGCCAGCGCGACCTCGGTGGGGTCGCCATGAAAGCGAACCGAACCGTCGACGTCGCGGGTGGCGATGGCGTCGTGACACAGCGCCATGATCTCGGCTGCGGTCGCCCCGGCCGGGTGTT encodes:
- a CDS encoding ATPase; translated protein: MRIADTAGQPCTDLLHALDSGKEGLSDAEAAVRRARYGDNRITFHHPTPVWRLLAAEFFALFPLLLLAAALLALLADHLSPHDGYDLIGLALFGVVVLNALVSFVQTYKAERLTLAFLAYIPQSVVVLRGGDKVLKNTWEVAPGDVVFVQEGDKIPADGVMLAGGPLVVDESILTGESHPRHKRPSETIDPDATLFCGALVHKGEGRMLVVATGAHTTLGEISRTTTNLDRTETPMQKELKGFVRVITWLALGIGALFFVIGMALGNPFWGNLIFAIGIIVANVPEGLLPTVTLALTQASLRMRSHNAVVKRLVAVETLGSTTVICTDKTGTLTQNRLHVAYTYLDGMQIEAAAFSALLQHPAGATAAEIMALCHDAIATRDVDGSVRFHGDPTEVALAQFVDTLPGFAAVTERFVSLSRRAFDAEARYMAATYHTQGDTLYQTVKGAPEVVLGRSHYLHRGGHPTPMNEADRSAISAQAKRYAADGLRVLALAYRIADAPGGEPEGLVFVGLVALVDPPRPEVPAAVAACQTAGIRIVVMSGDKAETVAYIARTLGIAQAPRIIEGPELATMADAALHSALSGEVLFARIAPEQKLRVVEALQAMGEVVAVTGDGVNDAPALKRADIGVAMGLKGTDVAKEASDIILLDDNFATIVAAIEQGRAVYDNIRKFITYILTSNIPEILPFLAFVLFPIPPAMTVVQILAIDLITDVLPAIGLGNEPPEADTMRRPPRPRDEHLVGMSTFVRSYLIAGPVEALLAFAAFFTVLSAGGWRWGEELLPDTPLYAQATAAFLTAIIFGQIGNVQACRTARLSALPLLRRFNPWIAGGIAFELLFVAAILTIPTLQPLFTVAPFPAQAWVWIIAAPLLLFAVTEIRKGWLRRPSS